TATATTGGTTGATATTTATTTGAAAAAGATGGTTGAAATGTTTTTTTAGCATTTTGATTAGCTCAATGTAGGCACTCCCAACGCCTTGCCCTTTGACCGATTCTGCTTGTGAAAACATGTTAATTGTTATCATCCGTAAGTCCCTCCTACAAAATAAAAAAGCACGCTTTCTTAAAATAAATATCGCATGCTTTTTTAATTGTTTAATCTGTAATCACTTTGTGAATTAAGGTTGGTGCTTGCGCATGGTCTTTGATTTCAAAGGCATGGTTTAGCTTTTCAATGACATCATCCACGTTTGGACGGTTAGCGTGGATGGTTAACAGGGCATCACCTTGTTCAACTTTATCGCCAACTTTTGCGTGTAAAACAATCCCAACCGCTGGGTCGATGGTATCTTCAAGGGTTTCGCGTCCTGCGCCCAACATCATAGCGGCTTCACCGACTTGGTTAGCTACCCAATTGGCTAAAACGCCGCTTTCAGGAGCTTCAAACGGAATTTGGTATTGGGCTTGAGCCAGTTTTTCGGGGTGGTCGATGACAGAGGCATCCCCGTGTTGGGCTTCAATCATTTGTCGGAATTTGGCTAAGCCTTCACCGTTATCGATCTTACTTTGTAATAGTTGGCGGCCTTCTTCAAGATTATCAACCGCTTGAGCTGCCAATAGCATTTGCGCCCCTAGGACCAGACACAATTCTGTCAGGTCAGCCGGTCCTTTACCTTGTAAGGTTGCGATGGCTTCTTTGACTTCCAGTGCATTGCCGATGGCGTAGCCTAAAGGTTGATTCATGTCTGAAATAACCGCAAGTGTTTTGCGGCCTAGCTGCTGGCCAATTTCAACCATCAGATGGGCTAATTCTTCGGCCTCTTCCACGGTTTTCATAAAGGCACCGGCCCCTATTTTCACATCAAGCACAATTGCATCAGCTCCGGCGGCAATTTTCTTACTCATAATCGAGGATGCGATGAGAGGTGTCGATTGGACCGTTCCCGTCACATCGCGCAAGGCATAAAGTTTTTTGTCGGCTGGAGTTAAGTTCCCCGTTTGCCCAACGACGGCCACTTTATTTTTGTTAACTAATTCAATAAATTCTTCAATCGGTAATTCATATTCAAAGCCTGGGATGGCTTCTAATTTATCAATCGTGCCACCAGTATGACCTAATCCGCGGCCACTCATTTTTGCGACCGGTACACCACAACTGGCGACTAAGGGGGCTAGAACCAAGGTGGTTGTATCTCCCACACCACCGGTGGAATGTTTATCCACTTTTATGCCTTCAATAGCGGATAAATCAATCTGATCACCACTCTCAGCCATCGCAATCGTTAAATAGGCGGCTTCCTCATGGGTCATACCTGTAAAATAGACGGCCATCGCAAAAGCACTCATTTGATAATCAGGGATGCTACCATCTGTATAGCCCTCAATAATAAAGCGGATTTCCGCTTCGGTCAGTTCGTCATTATTTTGTTTTTTTGTAATTAAATCTACCATTCTCATCGCTTGGACTCCTCATCAACCATCAATTTAATGTTTATATGTTACAATTTCGCCCGCATCATTCACAGCTAGAATAATGTCAGGATAATTAATAAATAACCCATGCTCCACCACGCCCACTAAATTTTTCAATTCAAAGGCCGTTTGTTGCGGGTTGGGGATCTTTTCAAGATGCAAGTCAATAATATAATTACCTTGATCCGTAATAAAGATCGAATCAACCCCTTTTTTTCGAAAGGTTGGATGCATCCCTGCTTGATCAAATTGGCGGAATAGCTTCCAACTGCCATATTTTACAATTTCTACCGGCAAGGGAAAAGCCCCTAAGGTATCCACGATTTTTTCTTGGGTAACAATCCAAATGATTGTTCGGCTGTGTTGAGCCACAATTTTCTCCATTAATAAAGCCCCACCGCCACCTTTGATCCCAGAAAATTCGGTGGTACATTCATCGGCACCATCAACTAAGACATCGATATGGTTCACTTCATCAATATCGACGACGGGAATGCCTAATTTACGTGCTTGATCTTCTGATTGTTTTGAAGTGGCTACGCCGACAATATTGGCTAATGTACCTGCTTGAAAACGTAGGCCAAGCTCATCAATAAACCAATAAGCCGTAGAGCCTGTTCCTAGACCTACAACCATACCATCTTCAATATAGTCTGCCGCTTTACGACCAACAACTTCTTTTGGATTAATCATGTCTACCTCCTTATGTCTCGTCCGATTGCTGTAATTGTTTCACATAATTGATCAGGGGGGTGATGGTTTGTTCATCATGCACATCAAGTGTCGTACCATACCGTTCCAATAAATCAATTTCTTCTTGTTTTAAATTAACAAAATCAACTGAAGAATGCTGACTAATCGCATCTTTGGATAGCGTATCCATTAGACTTAAGCGTTTATGCGCAATGGAACCTCGAAAATGATAAAATCTAACCTTATCTAAAATATCTGCCTTAAAATTAGATCGCAACAGACGATTAAAATCAGTTAAGGCAGGGTTTGATAAACCAACCGTAAATAAAATCCAATTTTTATCTGGATAGCTTTCAATCCAATGCTGATATAGGGCTGCTTCTATGATTTGTGCTTCTAAAATACAGGCTCCCAGAATAACTGTCGCATAGTCATCAATTGACTCCGTCTTAACTTCTTTACTATCGACAGCTGAGCAATTTAATTGCAGTCCAATTTCTTTGGCATATTTTTCTGTCGACCCATAAGTTGATCCATAAATAACAATCGTTTTCATCAGCCACCTCCGTTCAATGCGTTTACATGACTAGTATAACATATTCGATTTATAATGCCCCTATGAGTATCGTTTTTTTTGCATATTTTTGTTATACTAACATTGATGTGGCACTTTTTTATCTGCAAATACCAGCCTTTCGTTTGCCTCATCCCACAAGGAGGAGATATTTTATGACACAAACCGTAAATTTAACCTGTCCCGTATGTAACCATCAATCCACACGCCAAGTCAATGCTGCGATTAATGCTAAAACGCACCCTCATTTAAAACAAGAACTCTTAGAAGGCAAAACCTTTTTGTATGAATGTGAACAATGTGGCGCGCAACGTGTGATTAACTTTCAAATGTTATACCATGACCCGGATCAACGGCTCTTAATCTACTTAGCCCCAGGTTATGTTAACAATAAAGAACAAACGTTAGAAATTTTGGATGATTTGAAAAATAGACAACCTGTTTCTTTAGATAATTATCATTTACGCATTGTCTTAAGTGGGGCCGAGCTACTGGAAAAAATCCAAATTTTTGACCAACACTTCAATGATTACGAAGTCGAACTGGTCAAATTGTTAACAGATGGAATTTTCTCGAAAGAAAAATCGGGTGAAACCGTTAAAGCTCGCTATTTCTACATGGATCCTAAAAGTAAATCCGCTAAGATTATGTACACAACCGATTCCCAGCAACTTCTCGTGGACTTTCATCAATCCTTGCTTGACTTCGTCAAAAATAAATTCAAAAAAGAATTACAACAACCCCAACGCGGGGAGTTCCAACTGGTCAACTACACTTGGGCCATCGAAACCGTTAGTAAAGACACCAAAAAAGATCAATAATCCAAAACATCCGTAGGCCGCATGCCTCCGGATGTTTTTTAATCAATATCCCCATTTATGACTGACTTTTACCACCGATATTTATTTAGCTTGAGGGTTTGAGTCGGGGAGTTTACTTTCTTTAATGATATATAGCGGACGATGTTTGGTTTCATTGAAAATTTTAGCAATATATTTACCGACAATTCCTAGACTAAGGAGCTGCAGCCCGCCCATGCCAACCACCAAAACAGCTAAGGATGGCCAGCCCGGTGTGCTATCTCCAAAAATGAGGGTTTTGACGATAATATAAATACCATAAATGACAGCAAACAGGAAGGTAAATAAGCCAACGTAACTCGCAATCGTCAAAGGCGCATCCGAGAAACTAATCAAACCTTCGATGGCATAGTTGAACAGCTGGGTAAATGACCAGGAGGTATTACCGGCTGAACGTTCCACATTTTCATACTCCAAATAAGCCACGTCAAAGCCCACCCATGAGAAAATCCCCTTTGAAAAACGATTACTTTCGGGCAAACTTAACACAGCATCAACCACTTGGCGGGTCATTAAACGATAGTCACGCGCACCTTCTTCTAACTTGACATCGGAAATACTATTATTTAAACGATAATACATTCTAGCAAAAAAAGAACGGACCGGTGGTTCGCCATCCCGATTCACGCGGCGCGTAGCCACCACATCGTAGGGTTCATGTTTAATTTTGTGATACATTTCAATCAACATGGCTGGTGGATCTTGTAAATCCACATCCATAATGGCAACGTAATCACCTTGAGCATACTCCAAGCCGGCCATTAACCCAGCTTCCTTGCCAAAGTTGCGTGAAAAAGAGAGGTAATACACACGGTCTGGGTATTGCGCTTGTAAAGTTTTGATATTGGCTAGCGTCTTATCTTTTGAACCATCATTAATAAAAATAATTTCTAAGAAAGCTTCAGGTAATTGGTCTTGGACCTCCATGATGGCTTCCGTAAATATACTGACGGTTTCTTCTTCATTGTAACAAGGGACAACGAGAGTTATTCTATCTTGCACGGGCATGGGCCACCTCAATCATAATAGTGTGTAGGGTTAATCTGTGGAATGATTTTCTAAAAATATCTTGCGGCTAATAAAGTTAAAAGCCATAACGACAACTGTGACTAATATTTTACTAAACATGACCGGTAATTGTCCAAGGTCAACGGCTAGATACATCAAAAAATTAGTTAAAATCAAACCTAAAAGGCTTAAAATAAGGAAGACCGTAAATTCTTTTTGTTTTTGATCAGCTTGATACTTGCTGACAAAGACAAAGGACATACTGGCCCAATAATTAAAAATAGTTGAAATGATAAACGCTAAGGTGGTGCCGACTAAATAATTCATACCTAACATATGATAACAAATATATAAAACGACGAAGTCAATCGCCGTTGCTAAGCCGCCGACAATCGCAAAGCGAAATAATTGTAGAAATGATTTCATGACCTATCCTCTATTTACTTTTCTTAATATACTTATTGTAGCATACACCCTAAAAGTGTGCGTTTCAAATTTATCGCCCATTCTTTATATAAAAAAAAGACAACCTTTAAAGGTCATCCTTAAATAAATATCACTGCAACTCTACATTTGAACCCTTGTATTGACTTCCCCCGTGACGCGGTATTTGCAAGCCCACGTTTCAGTTAAATTGCTGGTTTGAAATTCAAATGCAATAATCCATTCACCGGCAGGAATATTTCCCGCTTTGGTCTCAATCCCTGATTTAGCTTCATCTTGGTGAATGACAATCTTCCGTTGGTTCTCGATTGCTTGGTATTCAGCCCTTAAATTATACAAACTATCATACACTAAGACAAAATTAATAGGATTTTGATTAACCTCAATGAAAATAGTGAGCCCTATTAAATTATCAGGCACATGAATGCGTTCAATCATAAATTTTTTGTCCGTTAGCTGATTAGGTGTAATTTCGATGATTTGTTCCGCTAATTGCATCATTGCCCTCCTTGTGATTTATTATTATCATCATACCAATCTTTTATGAATTTTATCCCATCATTATTGTAAAGGTTATGTAAAGTTGTTAAAAAGGCATACGCCATTCGTTTTTTAATAAAAAAGATACGAACCTTCATTGAAAGTTCGTATCTTGGCTGATTTCATTTTATCCTTAAGAGATGTGCAGGGGGATTTATTTAGGTTGCATTTTAATATCTAAGTATAAATCATTGTATTGAACCAGTTTGGCTTGACCTAAACCACGGTAAACTTCCAGGCGATCCATGGTTTCTTGTGAGGGATACCAGGCTTCGTTACTAGTTATTTCAGGGTCCATCAGTTCAAGGGCTGCCGCATTGGGTGTTGAGTAACCAATATATTCGGCGTTTTGTGCAGCGATTTCTGGATCCATCAAATAGTTAATTAAAGCGTAGGCACCTTCTATGTTTTTAGCATTTTTTGGAATCACGACATTATCAAACCAAAGGTTTGAGCCATCTTCGGGAACGACATAAGCAAGATCTTCGCGTTCATCCATAGCAGTTGCGGCTTCCCCCGAGAAAGTAATCGCTATAGGTGCTTCATCTTGAACAATGTGCATTTTAATTTCATCAGCTGCCAAGGCAATGATGTTTGGCATCAGTGACTTTAATTTATCTGTCGCTTCTTGCAAACGAGCATCATCTGTTTCATTTAACGAATAGCCTAAAGATTGTAAGCCAATTCCCATCACTTCACGGGCACCATCATAGATCATAATTTGATTACGGTAGGCTTCATCCCATAAATCATTCCATACCGTTAAGGAACCTTCTTCAATTACACTGGTATTATAAATAATCCCGAGCGTCCCCCAAAAATATGGCAGGGAGTATCTATTGCCAGGGTCAAAATCATGGTTTAAGAAGTCTTCATCAATATACTGTAGATTAGGCAACTTTTCATGATCCAATTCTAAGAGAAGGTCCTGTTCCACCATATATTCCACCATATATTCACTCGGTACAACGATATCGTAAGTTGTCCCACCTTGTTCAACTTTAGCGACCATCGCTTCATTGGAATCAAAGGTTTCATAGACGACACTATAGCCTGTTTCCTCTTCAAATTGGGTGATAATATCTGGGTCAATGTAGTCACCCCAGTTGTAAAACACAATCGAATTCGAAGAAATGCCAGAAACGGCTTCAAGGTAGCTGCGTAGACCAAACATTAAACCGACCATCACTAAAATGGCTACAGCGGCTCTAGCTAATCCTTTCATCTACATCACCGCCTCTTCTTTTTTGATGTTAGCGGCTTTGCGGTTTTGTTCGCCTACTTGTAAATAGTAATAGCCAACCACTAAAATCAAAGCTACGATGAACATCATGGCACTTAAGGCATTTATTTCAAGGCTAATCCCGGTTCTAGCCCGCGAATATACTTCAATCGATAGGGTCGAAAAGCCGTTACCTGTAACAAAGAAGGTTACCGCAAAGTCATCGAGTGAATAAGTAAATGCCATAAAGAAAGCCGCCTGAATTCCGGAAGTGATACTTGGTAAAATAACACGACTTAAAATTTGACGGTGGTTAGCGCCTAAATCTAGGGCTGCCGTCACCATGGAGGGACTCATCTCGTATAAACGCGGTAAAATCATCAAGACACAAATTGGCACACTAAAGGCAATATGGCTAAGTAAAACGGACCAAAAACCCAAAGGCACAGGAATGATGTAAGAAAACAGAATTAAGAAACTTGCCCCCATCATAACATCAGGTGTCACCATCAAAATATTATTTAAATTTAAAACCGCAGAACGCGTACGTTCACTCTTAAAATAATAGATAGCAATCGCGCCAAAGATACCTATGACCGTTGCAATCAAAGCAGATAGTAAGGCAATGATGAAGGTATTTAAAATAAATGTCAGTAAACGCGTGTCTTCAAAGAGGGTTTGATAATGTTCCCAAGTAAAACCGGTGAACTCTGTCATATCGCCACCTGCATTGAAGGAATAGTAAATTAAATAAGCAATCGGGATATACATGATTAAAAAGACAAAAAAGATATATAAATTGGACCATTTAAAGGTTTGTTTCATTAACGTGTCCCTCCTTTAGCTGAGCGTTCACGTGTAAGTAACATAACTATAACCATAGAAACCATTAAAACAACGCCAATGGTTGAACCCATCCCCCAGTTTTGCGTCACTAAGAAATGTTGTTCCACAGCGGTTCCCAATGTAATGACACGGTTTCCGCCAATTAGACGGGTTAACATAAAGAGGGATAACGAAGGGATAAAGACGGCTTGAATCCCACTTCTTACCCCACGCAAGGATAAGGGGAAGATGACCCGGCGTAACGTTTCCCATTTTGAAGCACCTAAGTCATTACTTGCCTCTATTAATGAATCAGGAATTTCATTGATTGAATTGAAAATCGGCAAAATCATAAAAGGTAATTCAATATAGGCCGCAACGACAATAAAGGCTGTATTGGTAAATAGTAATTGTACACTACCAATGCCAATCGCTTCTAAAAATTGATTGATTGGACCTGTTCGACCTAATAACCCAATAAAAGCGTAGGTCTTTAATAATAGATTGATCCAAGTTGGTAAAATAATTAGTAACAACCACAACTGTTTATGCTTGGTTTTTGATAATAAATACGCCATCGGATAAGCTAACAAAAAAGTCGCCAAAGTCACTAAAAAGGCATATAAAAATGAATTGGCTGTCATGCGAATGTAGTTGCCTGACGTAAAAAATTGCACATAGTTATCTAAAGTGATGCGGTTATTAATGTCAAAGAAAGACCGATAAACCAATAAAGCTAACGGTGCAATAACGAAAAATCCAATCCATAAATAATAAGGTATCGCAAAAGTATTATTTTTTTTTGTTTCCATTATCCTGCCTCCTAGTCTTCATATTGCTCTAGGCGGGCATCAAAATCTTCTTCCGATTCATTTAAACGCATAACATGGATCGAATTGGGATCAAAACGTAGACCAATTCGAGACCCTACGGCTACTTTACCCGTGGTGTGGGCCATCCACTCATTCCCATCTTCATCATAAGCAATCAATTCATTAAATACGCCTCTGAATAGTTGTGAATCAACTTTAGCAATCAGCTGGCCATCTTCAGGTGTTGTAAGGATGACGTCTTCTGGACGAATAACGACTTCAACGTGCTCATTAGCCGGGATACCTGCGTCCTCACACTCAAATACTTTACCGACAAATTCAACTTTATAATCCTCAATCATTTTGGCTGGTATAATATTACTCTCACCAATGAAATCAGCCACATAACGATTGATAGGTTCGTCATAAATATCATTAGGTGTGCCTGATTGGACGATTTCGCCTTCTTTCATGACATAAATCCAATCGGACATGGCTAGTGCTTCCTCTTGATCATGGGTGACGAAAACAAATGTAATCCCCAAACGTCTTTGCAATTCACGTAATTCATATTGCATATCCGTTCTTAGTTTTAAATCTAAGGCAGATAATGGTTCGTCTAAGAGTAATACTTCTGGCTCGTTGACTAAGGCGCGTGCAATCGCAACCCGTTGTTTTTGTCCACCTGACATTTCAGAAATATTCCGATTTTCAAACCCTTTTAGTTGAACTAACTGCAATACATCATTAACTTTTGTTTTAATTGTATCTGGATGGACTTTCTTAACCGAAAGTCCAAAAGCAATATTGTCATAAACATTCATATGCGGAAAAAGTGCATAATCTTGAAAGACTGTGTTAACCTTCCGTTTATTAGCTGGTATGCTTGTTACGGCTTGATTATCTAAATAAACTTCACCGGATGACGCCTCTGTAAAGCCGGCAATTATTCGCAATATGGTTGTCTTTCCACAACCAGATGGACCGAGTAAGGTATAAAATTTCCCTTTTTCTAGCTCCATATCAATCTTTTTTAACACTTGTGTGTCATCATAGGTTTTGGTTACACCCTTTAAAACGACACTATAATTTTGATTTTGCATGTGCATTCTCCTTTATGAATGTTTGTCAATTATTGACCCCTTTGATCCCGATTTGTAAAAGCAAAGACTCTTACGAGAATGAATTATATCAGTTAATTTTTTGATTAACAATCAGTTGGCGCGAATTATTTTTTAGTTGTTGTGTTTCCTTAGCGATAGGGACTAGTTTAGCTTGCCGACAGCGTTGACGCACAGAGAAAGATAGTTGGTTTGGCTACACACAAAAACCGAGCATCACTGTTTTAGCAGCAATGCTCGGCTTTCTTCTTAATTTGATTTATATGACTTCTTCCCCAATGATACGGACTTCTGTTTCAAGGCGTACTTGGTTGAGATCCCAAATCGTTTTCTGAATAAATTCAATGAGTTGTACATAATCCGTAGCGGTAGCACCAGCGATATTGACAATAAAACCGGCATGCTTTTTAGAAATTTCAGCGCCACCAATGCGATAACCTTGCAAACCTGCTTCTTGGATGAGTTGCCCGGTAAAATGTCCGACAGGGCGTTTAAAGACGCTACCACAAGATGGATATTCTAAGGGTTGTTTGCTACGCCTTAAATCCATTAAATGAGCCATATGTTCACTCATCGCTTGATAGTTTCCATCTTTCAAAGCAAATTTCACCGCTAATATAATATCATCATTCGTTTGAAAAATACTGTAGCGGTAAGAAAATTCACAGTCTTCGTTGCTATAACGTTTAATGTCCCCTTGTGGAGTGACAACTTCCACCCACTCAATAACCTCAACGACTTCGCCACCATAAGCCCCTGCATTCATATACACAGCTCCACCAATACTACCAGGAATACCGCAAGCAAATTCTAGACCACTTAATTCATGTTCTAAGGCTAAGTAGCTTACATCAATTAAAGCCGTGCCGCTTTCAGCAATAATTACATTTCCATCAACTGTCACTTGCTTCATTTCAGTTAAAATCAGAACAATTCCTCTAATGCCACCATCTCTTACAATTAAATTACTCGCATTACCTAAGATGGTTAAAGGAATACCATGGTTACGTACCCAATTGGTTACTTCAACAACTTCCGCTCTTGTCTTGGGAAAGACAATTGCGTCTGCATTGCCGCCAGTTTTTGTGTAAGTGTAGTTGGATAATGGTTCATTTAATTTAACATTTAAATGAGGCAACTCATTTACTATTCGACTTAATTCCATCATGAAATTTATAGCTCCTCATAAAGTGATACTCATTTATTCTATGAAAAAAATCTAAGGTTGTAAAGGAGATAATTCATTAAAAAATTCCAATTATTTTAGAATTAATTAATAAATCACTGCCAACCCTAGATTTTTAGCTATTTATAAAAGGCGTTCCATCACGAAAGAATTATAATAGCGATAATCAACTTTGAGTCGATTGCTTAATTCTCCGACAATTTTAAACGCAAATTTTTCATAAAGCGTAATTGCGCGTTTGTTTTCTACAACAACTTCTAGAGTAATGACTTTTAAGTTAACCTCTTCAGCAAAATCAATCATCGCTTCCATTAACATGCTCCCGATGCCATAACCCCAATATTCTTTGATAATACTCACACCTAATTCTGCTACATGACTTTGTTTATAGGCATCAAAAGCAGCAAGATTGGCGATACCCACTAATTGATCATCAACTTCGGCAACGAGCATAATACTCGTTGGAGCGACCTCAAACCGTCGAATTAAATCAATTTCTTTTTGTAAAGATATGGCAATACCACGTTCATCAAAAGTAAGATAATCTGATTCTTTACCGATTTCACGATAAAGTGCTAAAATGGCTTTGGCATCGTTGGGACTTGCTTGTCTAATTATTACATCGACTTCTACTTCATGAAATTGATCCGCATTGTGCACCATAGTGAAATTCCTTTCTATCAATTTAACCATTGTTTCACGATTTGATGATAAGGATGATCAACTGAACCTATAACTTCCACTTGAATCGAACGCGCCTGGTCATCTTCTAGTGGTGTAAAATTTATCTGAATGTAATTTTCTGGCAAAAAATCTGCCATAAATCTTGCCCACTCAATCATAACAATGGTTTTATCATGCATTAAATAGTCAAAATCAACTGTATCTGCTCCACCTTCTTCAAGTCGATAGGCATCAATATGGACAAAACTCGCTGAATCATCCAGGGGATACTCGCGCACGATGGTATAGGTGGGACTTTTAACCGCTCGTTGAATCCCCAATCCTTTTGCGAAACCTTGCGCAAAAGTTGTTTTGCCACTACCTAAATTCCCTTCAAGAGTAACAACAGAACCGAGGGGTAATAGTTTGGCTAGTTTAGCCGCTAAAGCTTGTGTTTCATTTTTGTTGGATACCGTTAAAATAACCTTTCCCTACTTTCATCATAAATATCTCTTCATCTTATTGTATCGAAGTATCGACGCGCTTACAAATATTGTGTTTGCTTATCTATTATATTAATAATTCATTTCAAAAATGGTTTGAAAGAAGGCCGATAACATAGCGAAATATTTGACTTTACGACTAATTATTGATAAATTAGTTATATCATTATTACAAGTCTTTATAACTGTATGGAGGTAATATGAATGAAAAAAATTTTAAAAACGATATCCATTCCTTTGATTGCTTTATTCTTAGTTGCATGTGGCGATCAAGGAACTGAGACAACTTCAGTAGAGTCACAAGCACCTGAATCATCCGTTGAGTCTGCCGCCGAAAGTGTATCCCAGGAGCAAACTGAATCAGTTAGTGAAGCGTCAGATACAACGAGCGCTGAAGAATCAGACGCTGTTTCAAGCGAAGATAACGGTGATGAAGCAACCAGCCAAGCAGGTATTACATTTACATTATTTGTTAATGGCGAAGAAACAGCTAGTTTCGTAGCGGTCGATAGTGATGGCTTATCTGTCATGGAGGCCATGGAATCCATTGAAGATCTAGAATTTAACTTCAATGAAGACGAAGGTGTCATCGATGAAATTGATGGAATTGCTAACGACTATGACACAGGTGAAACATGGACTTACTTATTAAACGGAGAGTTTGCTGAGTTAGGTGTTGTTTCACAAACACTCAGCGAAGACGACGTAGTTGAATGGTACTATGGTACTATCGATGAAATCCCTGTTAACATCGTACCAGCCGAAGAATAATTTAACTAAATATCCCTGATTTTAACCGAGGTTATCAACGACCTCGGTTTTTTTATATAAAAAAACCGCCCAGAGGCTTCTGGACGGTGATATTTATTAATTTGAATTATTTGTTTTGTAAAGATTGATTAGCAGTAATAATGCCTACTTTATAGACATCTTCTTCTACACAACCCCGTGAAAGGTCTGAAACAGGTTTATTCAAGCCTTGTAAGATTGGGCCTACCGCTTGGTAACCACCTAATCGTTGTGCAATCTTATAGCCAATGTTGCCTGATTGTAGATCTGGGAAAACAAATACGGAAGCTTTACCAGCGACTTTGTTACCAGGAACTTTTTGAGCAGCAACAACTTCTGAGTAGGCTGCGTCGAATTGGAATTCACCATCAATTAAGTATTCTGGAGCTAGTTCTTGCGCAATGCGTGTTGCTTCGGCTACTTTGTCTACTTCTTCAGAAGTAGCTGATCCTTTAGTTGAGAAACTTAACATAGCTACGACAGGTTCGATATCAAACATCTCAGCGGTTTTAGCTGTGTCAACAGCGATTTCAGCTAATTCTTGTGCATTTGGATTAATGTTAATGGCACAGTCAGCAAAAACTAGTTTTTTGCCATCATTTTCTTTAGGAATCATGATAAAGGCACCACTTGTCCGACTCACACCTGGTTTTGTTTTAATAATTTGAAGCGCTGGACGTACTGTGTCACCGGTTGAATAGACAGCACCACTAACTAAGCCGGCAGCTTTATCCATATACACAAGCATGGTTCCAAAGTAAGCACGGTCTTTTAATAATTCACGGGCTTGTTCTTCGGTGGCTTTGCCTTTACGGCGT
This window of the Fundicoccus culcitae genome carries:
- a CDS encoding ABC transporter permease, yielding MKQTFKWSNLYIFFVFLIMYIPIAYLIYYSFNAGGDMTEFTGFTWEHYQTLFEDTRLLTFILNTFIIALLSALIATVIGIFGAIAIYYFKSERTRSAVLNLNNILMVTPDVMMGASFLILFSYIIPVPLGFWSVLLSHIAFSVPICVLMILPRLYEMSPSMVTAALDLGANHRQILSRVILPSITSGIQAAFFMAFTYSLDDFAVTFFVTGNGFSTLSIEVYSRARTGISLEINALSAMMFIVALILVVGYYYLQVGEQNRKAANIKKEEAVM
- a CDS encoding ABC transporter permease, with the protein product METKKNNTFAIPYYLWIGFFVIAPLALLVYRSFFDINNRITLDNYVQFFTSGNYIRMTANSFLYAFLVTLATFLLAYPMAYLLSKTKHKQLWLLLIILPTWINLLLKTYAFIGLLGRTGPINQFLEAIGIGSVQLLFTNTAFIVVAAYIELPFMILPIFNSINEIPDSLIEASNDLGASKWETLRRVIFPLSLRGVRSGIQAVFIPSLSLFMLTRLIGGNRVITLGTAVEQHFLVTQNWGMGSTIGVVLMVSMVIVMLLTRERSAKGGTR
- a CDS encoding ABC transporter ATP-binding protein, producing MQNQNYSVVLKGVTKTYDDTQVLKKIDMELEKGKFYTLLGPSGCGKTTILRIIAGFTEASSGEVYLDNQAVTSIPANKRKVNTVFQDYALFPHMNVYDNIAFGLSVKKVHPDTIKTKVNDVLQLVQLKGFENRNISEMSGGQKQRVAIARALVNEPEVLLLDEPLSALDLKLRTDMQYELRELQRRLGITFVFVTHDQEEALAMSDWIYVMKEGEIVQSGTPNDIYDEPINRYVADFIGESNIIPAKMIEDYKVEFVGKVFECEDAGIPANEHVEVVIRPEDVILTTPEDGQLIAKVDSQLFRGVFNELIAYDEDGNEWMAHTTGKVAVGSRIGLRFDPNSIHVMRLNESEEDFDARLEQYED
- the murB gene encoding UDP-N-acetylmuramate dehydrogenase, encoding MELSRIVNELPHLNVKLNEPLSNYTYTKTGGNADAIVFPKTRAEVVEVTNWVRNHGIPLTILGNASNLIVRDGGIRGIVLILTEMKQVTVDGNVIIAESGTALIDVSYLALEHELSGLEFACGIPGSIGGAVYMNAGAYGGEVVEVIEWVEVVTPQGDIKRYSNEDCEFSYRYSIFQTNDDIILAVKFALKDGNYQAMSEHMAHLMDLRRSKQPLEYPSCGSVFKRPVGHFTGQLIQEAGLQGYRIGGAEISKKHAGFIVNIAGATATDYVQLIEFIQKTIWDLNQVRLETEVRIIGEEVI
- a CDS encoding GNAT family N-acetyltransferase; translation: MVHNADQFHEVEVDVIIRQASPNDAKAILALYREIGKESDYLTFDERGIAISLQKEIDLIRRFEVAPTSIMLVAEVDDQLVGIANLAAFDAYKQSHVAELGVSIIKEYWGYGIGSMLMEAMIDFAEEVNLKVITLEVVVENKRAITLYEKFAFKIVGELSNRLKVDYRYYNSFVMERLL
- the tsaE gene encoding tRNA (adenosine(37)-N6)-threonylcarbamoyltransferase complex ATPase subunit type 1 TsaE; this encodes MLTVSNKNETQALAAKLAKLLPLGSVVTLEGNLGSGKTTFAQGFAKGLGIQRAVKSPTYTIVREYPLDDSASFVHIDAYRLEEGGADTVDFDYLMHDKTIVMIEWARFMADFLPENYIQINFTPLEDDQARSIQVEVIGSVDHPYHQIVKQWLN
- a CDS encoding DUF4430 domain-containing protein, producing the protein MKKILKTISIPLIALFLVACGDQGTETTSVESQAPESSVESAAESVSQEQTESVSEASDTTSAEESDAVSSEDNGDEATSQAGITFTLFVNGEETASFVAVDSDGLSVMEAMESIEDLEFNFNEDEGVIDEIDGIANDYDTGETWTYLLNGEFAELGVVSQTLSEDDVVEWYYGTIDEIPVNIVPAEE
- the pta gene encoding phosphate acetyltransferase gives rise to the protein MDMFTELSEKIRGKEIAIVFPEANDKRVLGAAVRLHGDKLAQPILLGDEDEVKALARENNWTLDDMEIINPLTYDEAAMAEMVAAFVERRKGKATEEQARELLKDRAYFGTMLVYMDKAAGLVSGAVYSTGDTVRPALQIIKTKPGVSRTSGAFIMIPKENDGKKLVFADCAININPNAQELAEIAVDTAKTAEMFDIEPVVAMLSFSTKGSATSEEVDKVAEATRIAQELAPEYLIDGEFQFDAAYSEVVAAQKVPGNKVAGKASVFVFPDLQSGNIGYKIAQRLGGYQAVGPILQGLNKPVSDLSRGCVEEDVYKVGIITANQSLQNK